The following coding sequences are from one Arcobacter nitrofigilis DSM 7299 window:
- a CDS encoding efflux RND transporter permease subunit encodes MFEKILKFFVENSRINYTLFFMIFAIGIWAYNKTPKEIFPTFELEMISISGSYTGASVDILDKMVVNEIEDDLKNLDSVDTITTVISPGKFSIILELKKGKDRYNESDKVKDIITSVKKDLPSDMDEPTVKVVDRTRTLMDISLTSSKYTLDELKPLADDIKSQLMTISGINEITIFGDSDKFYEISLDDNKIEALGLNKTEIFNAISTLSYIFPIGKIEGKKHYYISTYNGAKNAQEFAKSVIKIGNQTIYLSDIATVKKKYEDSSTLYSFNGKNALSLKVEQNDTADALVITQDIEKLLPKLNKQNKDVNIVIADDNSERIRDRLNIVVSNIMLGIILITLIVMLLINARMSFIIALGIPTSFVMAALYIYLSGYSINMISLVGVLIAIGIVVDDAIVVSENIQQYIEEGYAPKEAAVLGAKEMVEPVTIASITTLFSFLPILMISGTLGEVMKLIPIALSALVVASLIESFIFLPIHAAHTLKSDSKVTSWEKVNVLYNKTLHFFMDWKKTFLTIFIILVPLSTYLLAKNSKFQMFPKFDATDVKITIKANQNTKLEDAFKIVQDIEKDLIAKKDDFYIKSIDSVAGYRRDTASNTERFPYVMYMTLELQKPKEANFLDKYVTPYLSFYYDDKNRTRELKSKEIAKLLKQYLIKQDYKSKYKLSEISVLERRVGPVKSDIKIGLISNDNKKIIKAVHKLQNTLEHLKGIKNVSNTLKFGIDEIKLKVNTYGEYLGLDESTLGSYLSNLYLLKKKAVSFDATDMLDIKIQSLNKDDFEAFRNTQIPLSDGTYVSLYQIADFNIKKGFEQLMKENGEKNFYVFANVDPEVLTASEALEKIKPLLDEFKKEDIKIVLKGEAEKQASLRSDMLFASALTFVLIMLSMLYLFNSFRETFILMSVIPFSLLGVLIGHQIMGLNLSMPSLIGALGLAGVVINDGIIMMTYLKKAKDIDEIFSRATKRFRPIFITTITTLIGMSSLIFFPAGQAVIFQPIAIGLGFGLLWGTILNLIYLPVLFTITHKLRKSF; translated from the coding sequence ATGTTTGAAAAAATTTTAAAGTTTTTTGTAGAAAATTCAAGAATAAACTACACTCTTTTTTTCATGATTTTTGCAATTGGAATATGGGCATATAATAAAACTCCAAAAGAAATTTTCCCTACCTTTGAACTTGAAATGATTTCAATCAGTGGCTCTTATACTGGGGCATCAGTTGATATTCTTGATAAAATGGTTGTAAATGAAATAGAAGATGACCTGAAAAATCTTGATAGCGTGGATACAATAACTACTGTTATTAGTCCAGGTAAATTTTCTATTATCTTAGAGTTAAAGAAAGGAAAAGATAGGTACAACGAATCAGATAAAGTAAAAGATATAATTACTTCTGTAAAAAAAGATCTTCCCTCTGATATGGACGAACCAACTGTTAAAGTAGTAGATAGAACTAGAACTTTAATGGACATCTCGTTAACCTCTTCAAAATACACTCTTGATGAATTAAAACCTTTAGCTGATGATATTAAAAGCCAATTAATGACAATAAGTGGCATAAATGAAATAACCATATTTGGTGATTCTGATAAATTTTATGAAATATCACTAGATGACAATAAAATAGAAGCCCTTGGACTAAACAAAACAGAAATTTTCAATGCCATATCAACACTTTCATATATTTTTCCAATAGGTAAAATAGAAGGGAAAAAGCACTATTATATCTCAACTTATAATGGAGCAAAAAATGCTCAAGAATTTGCAAAAAGTGTTATAAAAATAGGTAATCAAACAATTTATTTAAGTGATATTGCAACTGTAAAAAAGAAGTATGAAGATTCTTCAACTCTTTACTCTTTTAATGGCAAAAATGCCTTATCTTTAAAAGTAGAACAAAATGATACAGCAGATGCTTTAGTTATAACACAAGATATTGAAAAACTTTTACCAAAACTAAATAAACAAAATAAAGATGTAAATATTGTAATAGCCGATGACAATAGTGAAAGAATAAGAGATAGACTAAATATTGTTGTTTCAAATATCATGCTTGGCATTATCTTAATTACACTAATTGTTATGCTTTTAATAAATGCTAGAATGTCATTTATTATTGCCCTTGGTATCCCAACTTCATTTGTAATGGCGGCCTTATATATCTATTTATCTGGTTATTCTATAAATATGATTTCTCTTGTTGGAGTTTTGATAGCCATTGGGATAGTTGTTGATGATGCTATTGTTGTAAGTGAAAATATTCAACAATATATCGAAGAAGGATATGCCCCAAAAGAAGCAGCAGTATTAGGTGCAAAAGAGATGGTAGAGCCTGTAACCATAGCTTCAATTACAACTTTGTTTTCATTTCTACCAATTTTAATGATAAGTGGAACCTTGGGTGAAGTTATGAAACTAATTCCCATAGCTCTTTCAGCTTTAGTTGTTGCCTCTTTAATAGAATCATTTATATTCTTACCAATACACGCAGCACATACTCTTAAAAGTGATTCAAAGGTTACTTCTTGGGAAAAGGTAAATGTACTTTATAATAAGACTCTTCATTTTTTTATGGATTGGAAAAAAACATTTTTAACTATTTTTATTATTCTTGTACCTCTTTCTACTTATCTTCTTGCAAAAAATTCAAAGTTTCAAATGTTTCCAAAATTTGATGCTACCGATGTGAAAATAACAATCAAAGCTAATCAAAATACAAAACTTGAAGATGCCTTTAAAATAGTACAAGATATTGAAAAGGACTTAATAGCTAAAAAAGATGATTTTTATATTAAAAGTATTGATTCAGTTGCCGGATATAGAAGAGATACCGCAAGTAATACGGAAAGATTCCCTTATGTTATGTATATGACACTGGAACTTCAAAAACCAAAAGAAGCAAACTTTTTAGATAAATATGTAACCCCTTATTTAAGTTTTTATTATGATGATAAAAATAGAACAAGAGAATTAAAATCAAAAGAGATAGCAAAATTATTAAAACAATATCTAATAAAACAAGATTATAAATCTAAATATAAACTCTCAGAGATATCAGTTCTTGAAAGAAGAGTAGGTCCTGTAAAATCTGATATTAAAATTGGGCTTATATCAAATGATAATAAAAAGATAATAAAAGCAGTTCATAAACTACAAAATACATTAGAACACTTAAAAGGTATAAAAAATGTATCAAATACTCTTAAATTTGGAATTGATGAAATAAAACTAAAAGTAAATACTTATGGTGAATATCTTGGTTTAGATGAATCAACTCTTGGTTCGTATTTATCTAATCTATATCTTTTAAAGAAAAAAGCTGTAAGTTTTGATGCAACCGATATGCTTGATATCAAAATACAAAGCCTAAATAAAGATGACTTTGAAGCATTTAGAAATACACAAATTCCACTAAGTGATGGTACTTATGTTAGTTTATATCAAATTGCAGATTTTAATATAAAAAAAGGTTTTGAGCAACTTATGAAAGAAAATGGAGAAAAGAATTTTTACGTTTTTGCAAATGTTGACCCAGAAGTTCTTACTGCAAGTGAAGCCTTAGAAAAAATAAAACCTCTTTTGGATGAATTTAAAAAAGAGGATATTAAAATAGTCTTAAAAGGTGAAGCAGAAAAACAAGCAAGTTTAAGAAGCGATATGTTATTTGCTTCTGCATTAACTTTTGTTTTAATTATGTTATCAATGTTGTATTTATTTAACTCATTTAGGGAAACTTTCATTTTGATGAGTGTTATACCGTTCTCTTTATTAGGTGTCTTAATTGGACATCAAATTATGGGGCTAAATCTTTCTATGCCATCCTTAATTGGAGCTCTTGGATTAGCTGGAGTTGTTATAAATGATGGGATTATTATGATGACATATTTAAAAAAGGCAAAAGATATAGATGAGATTTTTTCTAGAGCAACAAAAAGATTTAGACCAATTTTTATCACAACAATTACAACCCTAATAGGTATGAGTTCTTTGATTTTTTTTCCGGCAGGACAAGCAGTTATATTTCAACCCATAGCCATAGGACTTGGCTTTGGGCTTTTATGGGGAACTATTTTAAATCTTATTTATCTACCAGTTTTATTTACAATTACACACAAACTAAGAAAAAGTTTTTAA
- a CDS encoding bifunctional diguanylate cyclase/phosphodiesterase, with the protein MSLSKQLYLIISAIFFAIFVGNFIISVKNTKEYLEIESANKAQDTATSLGLSLKSLIGDKHDPEIESTIKAIANRGFYKEIRLEDVEISFTNDDLIKNIENINVNKYSSISDVRIDSKYGKIEKSTNDSAFENALDSLDSTSNNEVENNTAKTNTKYIFTPTNEYKDGGNFEVSFKIKINNKIVNAISQIDLNKILVKEDREEKFDYVPQWFINLIQLDMQEKSSEISDGWKNVATIYVSSNAGDAYAKLYDQARGAIIYSLIAFFISFIILVLFLQLILKPLKNIEKLAVNIAHGKFGKINKLPVTTEIKNVAIAMNDMSSKIEGIIKKLNANIENVTKKISQDGLTKLELRQTFETDMKNMFITKTDGYVMSLKIESLAEFAKNNSNSAVDKFIKDFANILQNSNESFEFEIKAFRFFGSEFALIAKNCSEEEIKNLSQYLKVKFDDFSKEVNLTNISNIGVTMFNQIGTIPEMLSAAIEARESAKQIGPNEAVIRDANDLARDMESWRELIFDIIDNSKFDVKYINNEYILTGENEGKLIMQEAFTSAYDKDGEQIPIGTFISIAEKYEKVVDFDKAVVSNVIKHIKENTLEHNISINLSLDSIVDSNFIDWLTMTLQNNNSIASKLVFSITAYGVAKDIEHFKVFAKVVNQYHARIIVKRFESKFIPLGSIKDLNLDFIRLARDYTNGISSDSGKHAFVESMQDLCNLVNIKVMAENVKSDEDLEKVKEIGLHAASR; encoded by the coding sequence ATGTCTTTATCTAAACAACTTTATTTAATAATATCTGCAATCTTTTTTGCAATATTTGTAGGTAATTTTATTATTAGTGTCAAGAATACAAAAGAGTATTTAGAAATTGAATCAGCAAATAAGGCCCAAGATACAGCAACTTCACTTGGACTAAGTCTTAAATCACTTATTGGCGATAAACACGATCCTGAGATAGAAAGTACTATAAAAGCAATCGCAAATAGAGGGTTTTATAAAGAAATAAGACTTGAAGATGTTGAAATTTCATTTACAAATGATGATTTAATCAAAAATATTGAAAATATAAATGTAAATAAATATAGTTCTATTAGTGATGTAAGAATAGACTCTAAATATGGAAAAATAGAAAAAAGTACCAACGACTCTGCTTTTGAAAATGCCTTAGATTCACTTGATTCTACTTCGAATAATGAAGTAGAAAATAATACTGCCAAAACAAATACAAAATATATTTTTACACCAACAAATGAATATAAAGATGGTGGTAATTTTGAAGTTTCATTTAAAATTAAGATTAATAATAAAATAGTAAATGCTATATCCCAAATAGATCTAAATAAAATTTTAGTAAAAGAGGATAGAGAAGAAAAATTTGATTATGTACCACAATGGTTTATAAATCTAATCCAATTAGACATGCAAGAAAAATCTAGTGAAATTAGTGACGGGTGGAAAAATGTAGCAACTATTTATGTTAGTTCAAATGCAGGTGATGCTTATGCAAAACTGTATGATCAAGCAAGAGGAGCTATTATATATTCTCTTATTGCCTTTTTTATCTCTTTTATTATTTTAGTTCTATTTTTACAACTTATATTGAAACCTTTGAAAAATATAGAAAAATTAGCAGTAAATATTGCCCATGGTAAATTTGGGAAAATAAATAAGTTACCTGTAACAACTGAGATAAAAAATGTAGCAATTGCTATGAATGATATGTCAAGTAAAATTGAAGGAATTATAAAAAAACTTAATGCAAATATTGAAAATGTTACTAAAAAAATCTCCCAAGATGGACTTACTAAATTAGAACTGAGACAAACATTTGAAACAGATATGAAAAATATGTTTATTACTAAAACTGATGGTTATGTAATGAGTTTAAAAATTGAATCTTTAGCTGAATTTGCTAAAAACAATTCAAATAGTGCAGTTGATAAATTTATTAAAGATTTTGCAAATATTTTACAAAACTCAAATGAATCATTTGAGTTTGAAATAAAAGCCTTTAGATTTTTTGGTTCAGAGTTTGCCCTAATTGCTAAAAACTGTTCTGAAGAAGAAATTAAAAATTTAAGCCAATATTTAAAAGTAAAATTTGATGATTTTTCAAAAGAAGTAAATTTAACAAATATTTCTAATATTGGGGTAACAATGTTTAACCAAATAGGAACAATTCCTGAAATGTTGAGTGCTGCAATAGAAGCAAGAGAAAGTGCAAAACAAATTGGTCCAAATGAAGCAGTTATCAGAGATGCAAATGATTTAGCAAGAGATATGGAGTCATGGAGAGAGTTGATATTTGACATTATTGATAACTCAAAATTTGATGTTAAGTATATTAATAATGAATATATTTTAACAGGAGAAAATGAAGGTAAACTTATCATGCAAGAAGCTTTCACTTCTGCCTATGATAAAGATGGTGAACAAATACCAATTGGTACATTTATTTCTATTGCTGAAAAATATGAAAAAGTTGTGGATTTTGATAAAGCTGTTGTAAGTAATGTAATCAAACATATTAAAGAAAATACATTAGAACATAATATTTCTATAAATCTATCTCTTGATTCTATTGTTGATTCAAACTTTATTGATTGGTTGACAATGACCCTTCAAAATAACAATTCAATTGCTAGTAAATTAGTCTTCTCAATTACAGCATATGGAGTTGCTAAAGATATAGAACACTTTAAAGTTTTCGCAAAAGTTGTAAATCAATATCATGCTAGAATTATTGTAAAAAGATTTGAGTCTAAATTTATACCACTAGGAAGTATAAAAGATTTAAATCTTGACTTTATAAGACTTGCAAGGGATTATACAAATGGAATATCTTCTGATTCAGGTAAACATGCCTTTGTAGAATCTATGCAAGATTTATGTAATCTTGTTAATATAAAAGTAATGGCTGAAAATGTTAAATCAGATGAAGACTTAGAAAAAGTAAAAGAGATAGGATTACACGCAGCAAGTAGATAA
- a CDS encoding transglutaminase-like cysteine peptidase, which produces MRKKLTISFLLIITFISFAFSVKTFNISQEKLNEFTKKYGEVARTRVLVWDKMVENAKSKDILHKLKDVNDFFNKIKYETDEQNWHKKDYWAAPFEFMGTGAGDCEDYAIAKYFTLRKLGVPDKKLRITYVKLLRQGTKYELAHMVLTYYHTPTATPVVLDNVNKILKLASKRPDLKPVYSFNAQGLWEAKNKGKTSQLVGKNNLKSWKDLMSRI; this is translated from the coding sequence ATGAGAAAAAAATTAACCATCTCTTTTCTTCTTATTATTACTTTTATAAGCTTTGCCTTTAGTGTAAAGACATTTAATATTTCACAGGAAAAATTAAATGAATTTACAAAAAAATATGGTGAAGTTGCTAGAACAAGAGTATTAGTTTGGGATAAGATGGTTGAAAATGCTAAATCAAAAGATATACTGCACAAATTAAAAGATGTAAATGACTTTTTTAATAAAATAAAATATGAAACAGATGAACAGAACTGGCACAAAAAAGATTATTGGGCTGCTCCTTTTGAATTTATGGGTACAGGTGCTGGAGATTGTGAAGATTACGCAATTGCAAAATATTTTACTCTCAGAAAGTTAGGAGTTCCCGATAAAAAACTAAGAATAACTTATGTTAAACTACTTAGACAGGGAACAAAATATGAACTAGCTCACATGGTTTTAACATATTATCATACACCAACAGCAACGCCTGTTGTTTTAGACAATGTAAATAAAATATTAAAATTAGCTAGCAAAAGACCCGATTTAAAACCAGTTTACAGTTTCAATGCCCAAGGATTATGGGAAGCTAAAAATAAAGGTAAAACTTCACAACTTGTGGGGAAAAATAATCTAAAATCTTGGAAAGATTTAATGAGTAGAATTTAA
- a CDS encoding MFS transporter: MIKSIMPLSVIIALRFFGLFIVLPVISVYAMNLQGATTTIVGIIVGGYALTQMIFQVPFGIMSDKLGRKGTIILGLILFGLGSIICSVSNDVLTLLLGRLMQGAGAIGAVVTATISDLVKEEQRPKAMALMGGSIAMAFAAAMILGPTLGSWLGVQSLFIITAVIAFASIFVLIKAVPNPPKIIHTYNKKGAVTSVLFNKNLLKMNLTNFLQKGFMTFAFMIIPMILLKHFEWSMSDLWKVYMPATIFGVLAMAPAAILAEKKGKFKEVLIAGIFFFAISYLVIGTSSSATVFAIGVVLFFIGFNIHEPIMQSLASKYAKVHQRGFVLGVFNSYGYFGTFIGGLLGGVFFEKVNLFDIVIAIAAICVAWAIMIFTLPNPLKKQTAYLNLDDYDKSKFSNFENSDIIDEWYINDTENLLIVKYDKDKISEDELKSTLK; encoded by the coding sequence ATGATTAAATCTATTATGCCATTAAGTGTTATTATTGCACTAAGATTTTTCGGACTATTTATTGTATTACCAGTTATTTCTGTTTATGCAATGAACTTACAAGGTGCAACAACTACTATTGTTGGAATTATAGTTGGAGGATATGCTCTAACTCAAATGATTTTTCAAGTTCCTTTTGGAATTATGAGTGATAAACTTGGTAGAAAAGGTACCATTATTTTAGGACTTATTTTATTTGGTTTAGGATCAATAATTTGTTCTGTTTCAAATGATGTGTTAACTTTATTACTTGGAAGATTGATGCAAGGTGCAGGAGCTATTGGAGCAGTTGTAACTGCTACGATTAGTGACTTAGTAAAAGAAGAACAACGACCTAAAGCCATGGCTTTGATGGGTGGAAGTATTGCTATGGCATTTGCAGCGGCAATGATTTTAGGGCCAACACTTGGTTCATGGTTAGGAGTTCAGTCTTTATTTATTATTACAGCTGTTATTGCTTTTGCTTCAATTTTTGTTTTAATAAAAGCTGTTCCTAATCCTCCAAAAATAATTCACACCTATAATAAAAAAGGTGCTGTAACATCTGTTTTATTTAATAAAAACTTATTAAAAATGAACCTTACAAACTTTTTACAAAAAGGTTTTATGACTTTTGCTTTTATGATTATTCCAATGATTTTACTAAAACACTTTGAATGGTCTATGTCAGACTTATGGAAAGTATACATGCCAGCTACAATATTTGGAGTACTTGCCATGGCACCTGCTGCAATACTAGCTGAAAAAAAAGGAAAATTTAAAGAAGTACTTATTGCTGGAATCTTTTTCTTTGCCATTTCATATTTAGTAATTGGAACATCATCTAGTGCTACTGTTTTTGCAATTGGTGTAGTTCTATTTTTTATTGGATTTAATATACATGAACCAATCATGCAATCACTTGCTTCAAAATATGCAAAAGTACACCAAAGAGGTTTTGTATTAGGTGTATTTAATTCTTATGGATATTTTGGAACTTTTATTGGTGGTTTATTAGGTGGAGTATTTTTTGAAAAAGTAAATCTTTTTGATATAGTAATCGCAATTGCAGCTATTTGTGTTGCTTGGGCAATTATGATTTTTACACTTCCAAATCCACTGAAAAAACAAACTGCTTATTTAAATTTAGATGATTATGATAAATCAAAGTTTTCAAATTTTGAAAATAGTGATATAATTGATGAATGGTATATAAATGATACGGAAAATCTTTTAATAGTAAAATACGATAAAGATAAAATAAGTGAGGATGAGCTAAAAAGCACTTTAAAATGA
- the rdgB gene encoding RdgB/HAM1 family non-canonical purine NTP pyrophosphatase, protein MKIVLATSNKGKIGEFKKLLPNEEVYTFKELIGDMQIVEDANSFKGNAIIKAKAIYDKLNSQEYIVISDDSGITVPAINNEPGIYSARYAGEGASDKENNAKLISKLLEKNLQITPAYYTACICIIYKGEVSTVHGWMYGNVIAKEVGDEGFGYDPMFIPKGYEKTLGELSHEEKNEFSHRSKALKLAKKVLEVIL, encoded by the coding sequence ATGAAAATAGTTTTAGCTACATCAAACAAAGGAAAAATAGGGGAGTTTAAAAAACTTCTTCCAAATGAAGAGGTATATACTTTCAAAGAGTTAATTGGTGATATGCAAATAGTTGAAGATGCTAATAGTTTTAAAGGTAATGCCATAATAAAAGCAAAAGCTATATATGACAAATTAAATAGCCAAGAGTATATTGTAATTTCTGATGATAGTGGAATCACAGTTCCCGCAATCAATAATGAGCCAGGGATTTATTCAGCACGTTATGCAGGTGAGGGTGCAAGTGATAAAGAAAATAATGCAAAATTAATCTCAAAATTATTAGAAAAGAACTTACAAATAACACCAGCTTATTATACAGCTTGTATATGTATTATTTATAAAGGTGAAGTGTCAACTGTACATGGTTGGATGTATGGTAATGTGATTGCAAAAGAGGTAGGGGATGAAGGTTTTGGTTATGACCCTATGTTTATTCCAAAAGGTTATGAAAAAACTTTAGGTGAACTAAGTCATGAAGAAAAAAATGAGTTTTCACATAGAAGTAAGGCTTTAAAACTAGCAAAAAAAGTTTTAGAGGTGATTTTATAA
- a CDS encoding type II secretion system protein, which produces MNLSNKKAFSLIELIVCIFIVSLICIYSIYFYKEIFVKNEQTFQDEKTKLELLNFKLFLEKNLGFDKLSYKNRNLYYDNSLLLKDVNKYTLTTNSKYASINICLENRVCQEVVIVK; this is translated from the coding sequence ATGAACTTATCAAATAAAAAAGCATTTTCACTTATAGAACTTATTGTTTGTATTTTTATTGTTTCACTTATTTGTATTTATTCAATATATTTTTATAAAGAGATTTTTGTAAAAAATGAACAAACTTTTCAAGATGAAAAAACAAAACTTGAACTTCTCAATTTTAAACTCTTTTTAGAAAAAAACTTAGGCTTTGATAAACTATCATACAAAAATAGAAATCTCTATTATGATAATTCTTTACTATTAAAAGATGTGAATAAATATACATTAACTACAAATAGTAAATATGCTTCAATAAATATCTGCTTAGAAAATAGAGTTTGTCAAGAAGTGGTTATTGTAAAATGA
- a CDS encoding pyrroline-5-carboxylate reductase, translated as MKITLIGNGMMARALAKGLIESHEVEILGRDEAKLEKLKEVIPEVEVKVLDDIEDITNKNIIFCVKPYALQSVAVRLEGKANLFISILAGTKIESLKKHISAKTYIRVMPNVAASIKKSMTTITGDREAKNVALELFNSIGKTLWVNTEAQLDIATAVAGSGPAFLALVAEGIADGAVKAGLEREFSTYLVQGLFEGVAGLLEKNHPAVLKDSVTSPGGTTIAGVAALEEKGVRDAMIKAIEAAHDKAVEISKK; from the coding sequence ATGAAAATCACATTAATAGGTAATGGAATGATGGCAAGAGCCTTAGCAAAAGGTTTAATCGAAAGTCATGAAGTCGAAATCTTAGGAAGAGACGAAGCAAAATTAGAAAAATTAAAAGAAGTCATCCCCGAAGTTGAAGTAAAAGTTTTAGATGATATTGAAGATATTACAAATAAAAATATAATTTTTTGTGTTAAACCTTATGCCTTACAAAGTGTGGCAGTAAGACTTGAAGGAAAAGCAAACCTATTTATCTCAATTTTAGCTGGTACAAAAATAGAGAGTCTAAAAAAACATATCTCAGCAAAAACATATATTAGAGTTATGCCAAATGTTGCAGCCTCAATCAAAAAATCTATGACTACAATCACAGGTGATAGAGAAGCAAAAAATGTAGCCCTTGAATTATTTAATTCTATTGGTAAGACTTTATGGGTAAATACAGAAGCACAATTGGACATTGCAACAGCAGTTGCAGGAAGTGGTCCGGCATTTTTAGCTTTAGTTGCAGAAGGTATTGCTGATGGTGCTGTAAAAGCAGGTTTGGAGCGAGAATTTAGTACATATTTAGTACAAGGTCTTTTTGAAGGAGTTGCTGGTTTATTAGAAAAAAATCATCCTGCTGTTTTGAAAGACTCAGTTACAAGTCCTGGAGGAACAACAATCGCAGGAGTTGCAGCCTTAGAAGAAAAAGGGGTAAGAGATGCCATGATTAAGGCAATCGAAGCAGCTCACGATAAAGCCGTTGAAATCTCTAAAAAATAG
- the bamD gene encoding outer membrane protein assembly factor BamD, whose translation MIGLNTIVKKSLSLVFIAGFAMTLTSCSSKKGPKEYGQPAIYWYNKIANDIATSDLEGADDAYISLESEHKNSPLLATALQILVNAHIDAEEYELANFYIDEYTKRFGVSKSIDYFRYLKIKANFLSFSSEFREQNLITQTQKEINEFMVKFPNSPYMPLVGTINARLAMAKASFDKEIADLYKRVDKPKAAKFYEEKVSKNWVDPKEIKEVNVPWYRAIFE comes from the coding sequence ATGATTGGTTTAAACACAATAGTAAAGAAGAGTTTGAGCTTAGTATTTATTGCAGGATTTGCAATGACTCTTACATCTTGTTCATCAAAAAAAGGACCTAAAGAGTATGGTCAGCCTGCTATTTACTGGTATAATAAAATTGCTAATGATATAGCAACTAGTGATTTAGAAGGAGCTGATGATGCTTATATCTCTTTGGAAAGTGAACATAAAAATTCACCTTTACTAGCAACTGCATTACAAATACTTGTAAATGCACATATAGATGCTGAAGAGTATGAGTTAGCAAACTTTTATATTGATGAATACACTAAAAGATTTGGTGTAAGTAAAAGTATTGATTATTTTAGATATTTAAAAATAAAAGCAAACTTTTTATCTTTTTCTTCTGAGTTTAGAGAACAAAACTTAATTACGCAAACGCAAAAAGAGATAAATGAATTTATGGTTAAGTTTCCAAATTCACCTTATATGCCCCTTGTAGGAACAATAAATGCAAGATTAGCCATGGCTAAAGCTTCTTTTGATAAAGAAATTGCAGATTTATACAAAAGAGTAGATAAACCAAAAGCTGCAAAATTTTATGAAGAAAAAGTAAGTAAAAATTGGGTTGACCCAAAAGAAATAAAAGAAGTAAATGTACCATGGTATAGAGCAATATTCGAATAG